From one Phocaeicola salanitronis DSM 18170 genomic stretch:
- a CDS encoding calycin-like domain-containing protein, producing the protein MKKNLFFYVFAVLCTMPFFTSCSDDDDPVETVSAADSVIGDYQGNLSIALVTDGVSVPTGDAISQTISVAKAGDNAVDLQITDFTFMEMPIGNIALENCQLTSAGDNTYNFTATSSLAVAGMLEADIDATGTFENGKLNLDLNIDNVSLLGNPVPYTVEVTYEGTKAAN; encoded by the coding sequence ATGAAAAAGAATTTGTTTTTTTATGTGTTTGCCGTGCTTTGCACGATGCCTTTCTTCACTTCATGTAGTGATGATGACGATCCGGTAGAAACTGTCTCTGCGGCGGACTCTGTCATTGGTGATTATCAAGGTAATTTGAGTATTGCTTTGGTTACAGATGGGGTTTCTGTTCCTACGGGGGATGCTATTTCACAGACCATATCGGTTGCGAAAGCAGGAGACAATGCAGTAGATTTGCAGATTACAGACTTTACATTTATGGAAATGCCTATAGGCAATATTGCCTTGGAAAATTGTCAATTGACGAGCGCAGGTGATAATACCTATAATTTCACAGCTACTTCCAGTTTGGCTGTAGCGGGGATGCTTGAAGCTGATATTGATGCTACGGGTACTTTTGAGAATGGGAAATTGAATCTTGATTTAAACATAGACAATGTATCGTTGTTGGGAAATCCTGTTCCTTATACAGTGGAGGTGACTTACGAAGGTACAAAAGCTGCCAATTGA
- the efp gene encoding elongation factor P, with the protein MINAQDIKIGTAIRMDGKLYFCIDFLHVKPGKGNTFMRTKLKDVVDGYVLERRFNIGEKLEDVRVERRPYQFLYKEGEDYIFMNQETYEQVPIAHDLIEGVNFLKEEMVVDVVSDASTETILFAELPVKVQLKVTYTEPGLKGDTATNATKPATLETGATVRVPLFINQDETIEVDTRDGSYVGRVKA; encoded by the coding sequence TATTTTTGCATCGACTTTTTGCATGTAAAACCGGGTAAGGGTAATACCTTTATGCGTACGAAACTGAAAGATGTGGTAGACGGATATGTGTTGGAACGCCGCTTCAACATCGGTGAAAAGCTGGAAGACGTACGTGTAGAGCGTCGTCCTTACCAATTCCTTTACAAGGAAGGCGAAGATTATATTTTCATGAATCAGGAAACTTACGAACAAGTCCCCATCGCTCACGATTTGATTGAAGGCGTTAACTTCCTGAAAGAAGAAATGGTGGTAGATGTGGTTTCTGACGCTTCTACTGAAACTATCCTGTTTGCCGAACTTCCGGTAAAAGTTCAGTTGAAAGTCACTTATACCGAACCGGGCTTGAAAGGTGATACCGCTACTAACGCTACAAAGCCTGCTACGCTGGAAACAGGTGCTACAGTGCGCGTGCCTCTGTTCATCAATCAAGATGAGACCATTGAGGTTGATACCCGCGACGGTTCATACGTAGGCCGTGTGAAGGCTTAA